One Yimella lutea DNA window includes the following coding sequences:
- a CDS encoding Trm112 family protein, whose product MTAQIDGWLREILRCPVCTGELIDGTAPDGAAELQCAGDCEQPGQRRGYPIENGIPVMLADEARVFTV is encoded by the coding sequence ATGACTGCACAGATCGACGGCTGGCTGCGCGAGATCCTGCGCTGCCCTGTCTGCACCGGTGAGTTGATCGACGGCACCGCACCCGACGGCGCTGCGGAACTGCAGTGCGCCGGCGACTGCGAGCAGCCGGGGCAGCGCCGCGGTTACCCGATCGAGAACGGCATCCCGGTGATGCTCGCCGACGAGGCACGAGTCTTCACCGTCTGA
- a CDS encoding phosphomannomutase/phosphoglucomutase: MSRVDLSEFIKAYDVRGLVPEQLSESVARALGSAFAQVVVLPAEETAVVIGHDMRPSSPGLSRAFAEGVVAHGVDVTLIGLCSTDGLYYASGALDVPGAMFTASHNPAEYNGIKLCRAGARPVGQDSGLAEIRDLAQWTLDRGDLHQLSGAARTGTITERDLLDDYAQFLRHLVDLRDGRPLKVVIDTGNGMGGHTVPAVLGDGELPLEIVPLYFELDGTFPNHEANPLEPENLRDLQAAVREHEADIGLAFDGDADRCFVVDENGDPVSPSAVTALVATREIAKAVADGSDPSDVAIVYNVISSRAVPEIVEATGARTVRTRVGHSFIKAQMAEHDAVFGGEHSAHYYFRDFWFADTGMLAAMHVLAALGEQDEPLSQLIAQFAKYPASGEINSKVTDQAAATARVREWAAEQGEVTEDELDGLTITHEGAPMWWLNVRSSNTEPLLRLNVEAADDETMTRVRDAALAAIRS, from the coding sequence GTGAGTCGAGTGGATCTGTCCGAATTCATCAAGGCGTACGACGTTCGCGGCCTCGTGCCCGAACAGCTCAGCGAGTCGGTGGCGCGAGCGCTCGGCTCGGCGTTCGCGCAAGTTGTCGTGTTGCCGGCCGAGGAGACCGCGGTCGTGATCGGACACGACATGCGTCCGAGTTCACCGGGTCTGTCGCGCGCGTTCGCCGAAGGTGTGGTTGCGCACGGTGTCGACGTGACGCTCATCGGACTGTGTTCGACCGACGGTCTGTACTACGCCTCCGGCGCTCTCGACGTGCCGGGCGCGATGTTCACTGCGAGCCACAACCCGGCCGAGTACAACGGCATCAAACTGTGCCGTGCAGGTGCCCGTCCGGTCGGACAGGACAGCGGCCTCGCCGAGATCCGCGACCTGGCGCAGTGGACGCTGGACCGGGGTGATCTACACCAGCTGTCGGGTGCCGCGCGCACCGGCACGATCACCGAACGCGACCTGCTGGACGACTACGCGCAGTTCCTGCGCCACCTGGTGGACTTGCGGGACGGCCGGCCGCTGAAGGTGGTCATCGACACCGGCAACGGCATGGGCGGCCACACCGTCCCGGCGGTCCTCGGTGATGGTGAGCTGCCACTGGAGATCGTGCCGTTGTACTTCGAACTCGATGGCACATTCCCCAACCACGAGGCCAACCCGTTGGAGCCGGAGAACCTGCGTGACCTGCAGGCAGCGGTCCGCGAACACGAAGCCGACATCGGCCTGGCCTTCGACGGGGACGCCGACCGTTGTTTCGTCGTCGACGAGAACGGAGACCCGGTCAGCCCGTCCGCGGTGACGGCGCTGGTGGCGACACGGGAGATCGCCAAAGCCGTTGCGGACGGGTCGGATCCGTCCGATGTTGCGATCGTCTACAACGTGATCTCGTCGCGCGCGGTGCCGGAGATCGTAGAGGCCACCGGTGCCCGCACCGTGCGCACCCGCGTCGGCCATTCCTTCATCAAGGCGCAGATGGCCGAGCACGATGCAGTGTTCGGTGGCGAGCACTCGGCGCACTACTACTTCCGTGACTTCTGGTTCGCCGACACCGGCATGCTGGCCGCCATGCACGTGCTGGCCGCGCTCGGTGAGCAGGACGAGCCGTTGTCGCAGCTGATCGCGCAGTTCGCCAAGTACCCGGCGTCGGGGGAGATCAACTCCAAGGTGACCGACCAGGCCGCTGCGACCGCTCGCGTCCGCGAGTGGGCTGCCGAGCAGGGTGAGGTCACCGAGGACGAGCTCGACGGACTCACCATCACCCATGAAGGCGCGCCGATGTGGTGGCTGAATGTCCGCTCGAGCAACACCGAACCGTTGCTTCGCCTGAACGTCGAGGCCGCCGACGATGAAACAATGACACGAGTGCGTGACGCTGCGCTGGCAGCGATCCGTTCCTGA
- a CDS encoding MOSC domain-containing protein, giving the protein MTSARILSTNVASPPLARKGRRSTGIVKLPHESIEVFAPGPDYGDGSGVVGDLVGNRKHHGGAQKAVYAYAREELDHWGRELGKEFPDGWFGENLTTTGIDLERVLINQRLRIGSALLEVSIPRSPCRTFADHLGVRGWVKRFTTHGRCGVYLRVVEPGTVRPGDPIELIGRPDHEVDMKIAFAAAMGDDDACELVVRAGCLPPMYHQRHVERLAARPVSSDH; this is encoded by the coding sequence GTGACTTCCGCGCGCATCCTGTCGACGAACGTCGCCTCGCCCCCGCTTGCCCGTAAGGGTCGACGGTCCACGGGGATCGTGAAGCTGCCACACGAATCGATCGAGGTGTTCGCGCCCGGCCCTGACTACGGGGACGGCTCCGGTGTCGTGGGCGATCTCGTCGGCAATCGCAAGCATCACGGTGGAGCGCAGAAGGCCGTGTATGCCTACGCGCGTGAGGAACTTGACCACTGGGGCCGTGAACTGGGCAAGGAGTTCCCGGATGGATGGTTCGGGGAGAACCTCACCACGACCGGTATCGACCTGGAGCGGGTGCTGATCAACCAGCGACTGCGGATCGGCTCCGCACTGTTGGAGGTGTCGATTCCGCGCAGCCCGTGCCGTACCTTCGCCGACCACCTCGGAGTGCGCGGTTGGGTGAAGCGATTCACGACGCACGGACGCTGCGGGGTCTACCTGCGTGTGGTCGAGCCGGGCACCGTTCGTCCAGGTGACCCCATCGAACTGATCGGTCGACCCGACCACGAGGTCGACATGAAGATCGCCTTCGCCGCCGCGATGGGCGACGACGACGCCTGCGAACTCGTGGTGCGAGCCGGGTGCCTGCCGCCGATGTACCACCAGCGACACGTCGAGCGACTGGCCGCGCGCCCCGTCTCCAGTGACCACTAG
- a CDS encoding DUF3499 domain-containing protein — protein MLKRQCCRAGCGQGAVATLTYVHRDQTVVLGPLATYAEPHAYDLCANHASRLTAPRGWDVVRLPIDYSEPAPSQDDLLALADAVRAAGTPQPAPVEVQQPDEAPRLRVVRSR, from the coding sequence ATGCTGAAGCGACAGTGCTGCCGGGCCGGTTGCGGCCAGGGCGCCGTGGCCACCCTCACGTATGTGCACCGCGACCAGACGGTGGTTCTCGGACCGCTCGCAACCTACGCGGAGCCGCACGCGTACGACCTGTGCGCGAACCACGCGTCCCGCCTGACTGCGCCCCGTGGCTGGGACGTCGTGCGCCTGCCGATCGACTACAGCGAACCCGCGCCCAGCCAGGACGACCTGCTCGCGCTCGCCGATGCCGTGCGTGCCGCGGGCACCCCGCAGCCCGCACCCGTCGAGGTGCAGCAGCCCGACGAGGCACCGCGACTGCGGGTCGTCCGCTCCCGCTGA
- a CDS encoding metallopeptidase family protein, with product MTSNRRAGRRGRGMRGPVAWPRVPAMRSRSRRFDEVVLDAFEQVCTKAEIKKSPIELAVEDVPPSDPAPWEDQIALARAFPAEGSLPARVVVYRRPIETRSSCEADLVELVDLVICEQIAGLLGLDPDELKDR from the coding sequence ATGACTTCCAACCGCCGCGCGGGCCGCCGCGGACGTGGCATGCGCGGCCCGGTCGCCTGGCCCCGTGTGCCGGCGATGCGATCGCGCAGCCGACGCTTCGACGAGGTCGTGCTCGACGCCTTCGAACAGGTGTGCACCAAGGCGGAGATCAAGAAGTCGCCGATCGAGCTGGCGGTCGAGGACGTCCCGCCCAGCGATCCCGCTCCGTGGGAGGATCAGATCGCCCTGGCCCGTGCGTTTCCCGCCGAGGGCTCGCTGCCGGCCCGCGTCGTCGTGTACCGCCGGCCGATCGAGACGAGGTCCTCCTGCGAGGCCGATCTCGTCGAACTGGTCGATCTGGTCATCTGCGAACAGATAGCCGGCCTGCTGGGCCTCGACCCGGACGAACTGAAGGACCGCTGA
- a CDS encoding SDR family oxidoreductase, with product MSDAAAPPTILPGLPTVGRRPVLVTGGTGTLGRAVVAELVHSQVPARVLTRGSSDGGAEAGVSYVTGDLRDGSGLSEALDAVQAVIHCATDGRHAQDVDVDGTRRLALAALDAEPAPRLVHVSIVGCWDNPLPYYRAKAQAETVVVESGMPHTIVRATQFHALAAQYLGPYAAGIALAPKGLRLAPVDPEWVAKTLVDVALAQDHATGPLELAGPEVLSAREIAVLTAHVRGVKLRRSLAVPRVGGVLKAFANGSNLPGPDARRGGCTYAAWLTTH from the coding sequence ATGTCGGACGCCGCAGCACCACCCACGATTCTTCCCGGACTGCCCACCGTCGGCCGACGCCCCGTTCTGGTGACCGGTGGCACCGGCACCCTCGGACGCGCAGTCGTCGCCGAATTGGTCCACTCCCAGGTGCCGGCTCGCGTCCTCACCCGCGGTTCGTCGGATGGTGGAGCCGAGGCCGGCGTCAGCTACGTGACCGGCGATCTTCGCGACGGCTCGGGTTTGTCCGAGGCGCTCGACGCAGTGCAGGCAGTCATCCACTGCGCAACCGACGGACGTCACGCACAGGACGTCGACGTCGACGGCACCCGACGGCTTGCCCTGGCCGCGCTCGACGCCGAACCGGCACCTCGGCTGGTGCACGTGTCGATCGTCGGCTGTTGGGACAACCCGCTGCCCTACTACCGCGCGAAGGCGCAGGCGGAGACGGTGGTCGTCGAGTCCGGGATGCCGCACACGATCGTCCGAGCGACGCAGTTCCACGCCCTGGCGGCGCAGTATCTCGGACCGTACGCGGCCGGAATAGCTTTGGCGCCCAAGGGACTTCGCCTGGCCCCGGTCGATCCCGAGTGGGTCGCCAAGACGCTCGTCGACGTGGCGCTCGCGCAGGACCATGCCACCGGCCCGCTCGAACTGGCCGGCCCGGAGGTGCTCAGTGCCCGCGAGATCGCCGTCCTCACCGCGCACGTGCGTGGGGTGAAGCTACGTCGCAGCCTTGCCGTGCCTCGGGTCGGTGGTGTGCTGAAGGCGTTCGCGAACGGTTCGAACCTTCCCGGGCCGGACGCCCGGCGCGGCGGTTGCACCTACGCCGCCTGGTTGACCACGCACTAG
- a CDS encoding DUF5719 family protein → MRGLSVVRAVVVAAAAGGVVFGSAEVDVDADWSRASDTRAAQNASAALSTTLVCPGPDRPGTPGYEDAKQTVDLATGGAPASVLKPHGEGAVRAARLPSGAGAAPPTRTAPVQVARDRVSGAGGIHLDGSGSAATGLAALQSWDDEEQSVGGFAMAPCGVLTKDTWFPLGGNQSGRVGRVVISNPSSAPVTVDAEVLGRGGVDAGQGAKGLVVAPGDRAVVGVGDFGDELSNAFVHVVARGGAVAVSGVDAWMTGETRSGQAGSAPAAAGTDLVLPQVPVVAGTPTVRVAVPGALGTSVRVRAIDSAGLVVADEVTDVDAKSTVAVPLTDVPKGSYAVRVTSEQPVAAAVLAMANTSGTSDIGWATPVRSSGALIGSPLPKLPEGAGATLGLFSADRPATVDVVTDDGAPRRVHLEKDRPLRLDVSERDSVWVRVLAGSVRGSVVVSGQIEDRPVLEVSPLEPVAVEATVRESTAERD, encoded by the coding sequence GTGAGGGGTCTGTCCGTCGTTCGGGCCGTCGTGGTCGCGGCCGCCGCCGGGGGAGTGGTGTTCGGGTCGGCCGAGGTCGACGTCGATGCCGACTGGTCACGCGCGAGCGACACCCGTGCCGCTCAGAACGCCAGTGCCGCTCTCAGCACCACGCTGGTGTGCCCCGGCCCCGATCGCCCGGGCACGCCCGGATACGAGGACGCGAAGCAGACCGTGGACCTCGCCACCGGCGGCGCTCCGGCAAGCGTGTTGAAGCCCCACGGTGAGGGCGCGGTCCGCGCCGCCCGCCTGCCCTCCGGTGCCGGCGCAGCGCCGCCCACCCGCACGGCGCCGGTTCAGGTTGCGCGCGACCGTGTCAGCGGTGCCGGCGGCATCCACCTCGATGGATCGGGCAGCGCCGCGACCGGTCTTGCTGCCCTTCAGTCCTGGGACGACGAGGAGCAGAGCGTCGGCGGCTTTGCGATGGCACCCTGTGGCGTCCTGACCAAGGACACCTGGTTTCCTCTGGGCGGCAACCAATCCGGACGTGTCGGACGTGTCGTGATCAGCAACCCTTCGTCTGCGCCGGTGACGGTCGACGCCGAAGTCCTCGGCCGGGGTGGCGTCGACGCCGGCCAGGGTGCCAAGGGCTTGGTCGTTGCGCCCGGCGACCGGGCGGTCGTCGGCGTGGGTGACTTCGGCGACGAACTCAGCAACGCCTTCGTCCATGTGGTCGCGCGCGGTGGCGCCGTCGCCGTGTCCGGCGTCGACGCCTGGATGACCGGTGAGACACGCTCGGGACAAGCCGGTTCCGCGCCCGCAGCCGCCGGAACGGATCTGGTTCTCCCGCAGGTCCCGGTTGTCGCGGGTACGCCGACCGTGCGGGTGGCGGTGCCGGGAGCCCTCGGCACCTCGGTGCGGGTACGGGCCATCGACAGCGCCGGCCTGGTCGTCGCAGACGAAGTCACCGATGTCGATGCCAAGTCGACCGTGGCGGTGCCCCTCACGGATGTCCCGAAGGGCAGCTATGCCGTTCGTGTGACCTCCGAGCAGCCGGTGGCCGCAGCGGTACTGGCGATGGCGAACACCTCCGGCACCTCCGACATCGGGTGGGCGACTCCCGTTCGAAGCAGTGGCGCGTTGATCGGGTCGCCGCTGCCGAAACTGCCGGAGGGTGCCGGCGCGACGCTCGGGTTGTTCTCCGCAGACCGTCCGGCGACGGTCGACGTCGTCACCGACGACGGCGCTCCCCGGCGGGTGCACCTGGAGAAGGACCGCCCACTGCGGCTCGACGTGAGTGAACGCGACTCTGTGTGGGTGCGTGTCCTCGCCGGGTCGGTGCGCGGATCGGTGGTGGTCTCCGGACAGATCGAGGACCGGCCCGTGCTCGAGGTCAGTCCGCTCGAACCGGTGGCGGTCGAGGCCACCGTCCGGGAGTCGACCGCCGAACGCGACTGA
- a CDS encoding glycosyltransferase produces MLTSDADGSLLVTDDDRPRLNVTTMLVVREGGERLHATLRALLDQRRRPDRLVIIDTTPERSTHRIPDEHPQIRAGFPDVSVVTVPPGSSFADTVDIAVEALPDPGEDAVVTKRSRTRADKRPIRPRDRHEWLWLLHEDNQPDANALAALTEAVGRTTRIGIAGCKVRELDRPRRLVDVGLDVTRTGRHIGEQVQGEFDQGQHDLRTDVLAVSSSGLMIRRDVYATLGGFDPAFDGDGDGLDLCWRAHLTGHQVVVVTDAIVHQDVDPTPSDGTGKRRPDPDLPASQSPRTLRRHRQVALARASLLGWPLMSLWILLSGLVLGVGMLLVKHPRRALAEFAQATAPFGLGRIVGARARFFGRATARRRYLRPLFVGAGAAWMSARDSLRAAVTLDDVPPEHALVDEGAGETGPVDEHAQALAVPRRPLAQMWRSRGLWTVLAALIAAGVQWRGLLGSHSFQGRSGAISGGELRAFGTDSGGIWRLYRDGWTGAGLGEPNQHAEYLPVLWPLAWLVEHVPGLASATSGHTAVVWLLALTMPLSALTAYRAGRVLTPHGWPRAVVAALWASSALATTASAQGRLGPAIGHVLAPLVFAGVVAIARPRGSATMTFATVAVAGIMGAFSPILLAFSTIAALLVALFGARWARLRGLILATVPWALLGAYTRHLLSDPRQIFAGPGNLITGAPTQAEPWQLALLHPGGPGSYPVLLGLPLLVLAVLGLCSPGRHRFMLAASALALTALTGALLSPSLVVMSTPDGPRTAWAGVPLQVFALCCAGIALAGLASPYPRSKTARAVLHPAMGVLAGLLAAVVVGFAAWAGQVTALRPVDRPLPELVQKQFTGPRSIRSLVLTVGRDGTVAYRVQGREVGRPVSDLTLPAPSGAADAGRAVDALVRGQGEAAAAGLHRLAVGYVVLTGPGAAGSDVSSSLQSGGSLLRMHSVRDAKVWRVAPMTTPAGDRSVASSRLVLLTAGTPTQELRTDDWHAATSLRLPAAKVARTIVVAEPGGWSSRAEVTYDGEPLRAEVVGPTVQYELPTAAGQLEIAPRPAFERTRWAQAGLWLLVVFIALPFGNRASRRRAW; encoded by the coding sequence ATGCTCACCTCCGACGCAGACGGGTCGCTGCTGGTCACCGATGACGACCGCCCGAGGCTGAACGTCACGACTATGCTCGTCGTCCGTGAGGGCGGCGAGCGATTACATGCCACCCTCCGGGCGCTGCTCGACCAACGTCGCAGGCCCGACCGGCTGGTGATCATCGACACCACCCCGGAACGGTCCACCCACCGGATCCCCGACGAACACCCGCAGATCCGTGCCGGCTTCCCGGATGTCTCTGTCGTCACCGTCCCGCCCGGCTCGAGCTTCGCCGACACCGTCGACATCGCCGTCGAGGCACTGCCCGATCCCGGCGAGGACGCGGTCGTCACCAAGCGCAGCCGCACGAGGGCCGACAAGCGTCCCATCCGTCCACGGGACCGGCATGAATGGCTCTGGTTGTTGCACGAGGACAACCAGCCGGACGCGAACGCGCTCGCCGCGCTCACCGAGGCCGTCGGCCGCACCACCCGCATCGGCATCGCCGGTTGCAAGGTGCGCGAGCTCGACCGACCCCGCCGCCTGGTCGACGTCGGACTCGACGTCACGCGTACCGGCCGCCACATCGGTGAGCAGGTGCAGGGCGAATTCGACCAGGGACAGCACGATCTGCGCACCGACGTCCTGGCGGTCAGCAGCAGCGGCCTGATGATCCGTCGGGACGTCTATGCGACCCTCGGCGGGTTCGACCCGGCCTTCGACGGCGACGGCGACGGACTGGACCTGTGCTGGCGGGCTCACCTGACCGGCCACCAGGTGGTCGTGGTCACCGACGCGATCGTGCACCAGGACGTCGATCCCACTCCCAGCGACGGAACGGGCAAGCGGCGTCCTGACCCCGACCTTCCCGCCTCGCAGAGCCCGCGGACGCTGCGCCGTCACCGGCAGGTCGCGCTCGCTCGCGCCTCGCTGTTGGGCTGGCCGTTGATGAGCCTGTGGATCCTGCTGTCCGGTCTCGTGCTCGGCGTCGGGATGCTGCTGGTGAAGCACCCGCGCCGCGCCTTGGCGGAATTCGCCCAGGCCACAGCGCCGTTCGGCCTCGGTCGCATCGTCGGCGCCCGGGCTCGGTTCTTCGGACGGGCCACCGCCCGTCGGCGTTACCTGCGTCCGTTGTTCGTGGGTGCGGGCGCCGCCTGGATGAGCGCCCGTGACTCGCTGCGCGCCGCCGTCACGCTCGACGACGTCCCACCCGAGCACGCTCTGGTCGACGAGGGAGCCGGCGAAACGGGGCCGGTCGACGAGCACGCACAAGCCCTCGCCGTGCCGCGGCGTCCACTCGCGCAGATGTGGCGCAGCCGCGGCCTGTGGACCGTCCTCGCCGCGCTGATCGCCGCCGGTGTGCAGTGGCGTGGATTACTCGGCAGCCACTCCTTCCAAGGGCGCTCCGGCGCGATCAGCGGCGGCGAACTGCGCGCGTTCGGCACCGACTCCGGCGGCATCTGGCGGCTGTATCGCGACGGCTGGACGGGCGCCGGCCTCGGCGAGCCGAATCAGCACGCCGAATACCTTCCTGTGCTGTGGCCGCTCGCCTGGCTGGTCGAACACGTTCCCGGTCTGGCGTCGGCAACCAGCGGTCACACGGCGGTCGTCTGGCTGCTGGCGCTGACCATGCCGTTGTCGGCACTCACCGCCTATCGCGCCGGACGCGTGCTGACTCCTCACGGCTGGCCCCGCGCCGTGGTCGCCGCGCTGTGGGCCAGTTCCGCGCTCGCCACCACCGCGTCTGCGCAAGGACGCCTGGGTCCCGCCATCGGTCACGTGCTCGCGCCGCTGGTCTTCGCCGGCGTGGTGGCCATCGCCCGCCCCAGAGGTTCGGCCACGATGACCTTCGCGACCGTCGCCGTCGCCGGGATCATGGGGGCGTTCAGTCCGATCCTCTTGGCGTTCAGCACGATTGCTGCGCTGCTGGTCGCCCTGTTCGGAGCCCGATGGGCGCGCCTACGCGGGCTGATCCTGGCGACAGTGCCGTGGGCGCTGTTGGGCGCCTACACCCGCCACCTGCTCTCCGACCCACGCCAGATCTTCGCCGGACCGGGCAACCTGATCACCGGCGCGCCGACGCAGGCGGAACCATGGCAACTCGCGCTGTTGCACCCCGGTGGTCCGGGCTCCTATCCGGTGCTGCTGGGCCTGCCTCTGCTCGTCCTGGCCGTGCTCGGCCTGTGCAGTCCCGGGCGTCACCGCTTCATGCTCGCCGCGTCCGCCCTCGCGCTGACCGCGCTCACGGGTGCCCTGCTGTCCCCGTCGCTGGTGGTGATGTCCACGCCGGACGGACCGCGAACTGCCTGGGCCGGAGTGCCGCTGCAGGTCTTCGCTCTGTGTTGTGCGGGGATCGCCCTCGCCGGACTGGCGTCGCCGTACCCCCGGAGCAAGACCGCGCGGGCGGTGCTGCACCCGGCGATGGGCGTGCTCGCCGGCCTGCTCGCTGCTGTCGTCGTCGGTTTCGCGGCTTGGGCCGGACAGGTGACAGCTCTGCGGCCGGTGGATCGGCCGCTGCCCGAACTCGTCCAGAAACAATTCACCGGACCCCGTTCGATACGTTCCCTCGTCCTCACCGTCGGCCGCGACGGCACCGTGGCCTACCGCGTGCAGGGCCGCGAGGTCGGACGTCCGGTGTCCGACCTGACGCTGCCCGCTCCGAGCGGCGCGGCTGATGCGGGACGGGCGGTCGATGCCCTGGTGCGCGGGCAGGGCGAAGCAGCTGCCGCCGGCCTGCACCGGCTCGCTGTGGGTTACGTGGTGTTGACCGGTCCAGGTGCAGCCGGTTCCGATGTCTCCTCCTCGCTGCAGAGCGGCGGTTCACTCCTACGGATGCACAGCGTGCGCGACGCCAAGGTCTGGCGGGTTGCTCCGATGACCACCCCCGCAGGCGATCGTTCGGTGGCCAGCAGTCGACTCGTCCTGCTGACCGCAGGCACCCCGACTCAAGAACTGCGCACCGACGATTGGCACGCCGCCACTTCGTTGCGCCTTCCGGCGGCGAAGGTCGCGCGAACGATCGTGGTCGCCGAGCCGGGTGGTTGGTCGAGCCGGGCCGAAGTCACGTATGACGGGGAGCCGCTGCGTGCCGAGGTGGTCGGGCCGACCGTCCAGTACGAACTGCCGACCGCTGCGGGTCAGCTGGAGATTGCGCCCCGTCCGGCGTTCGAGCGCACCAGGTGGGCGCAGGCGGGCTTGTGGCTGCTGGTCGTGTTCATCGCCCTGCCGTTCGGCAACCGCGCGTCCCGCAGGAGGGCGTGGTGA
- a CDS encoding WhiB family transcriptional regulator: MFAVQPLDVDDDGALAWQENALCAQTDPEAFFPEKGGSTREAKKVCIGCEVKAECLEYALANDERFGIWGGLSERERRKLKKRAV; encoded by the coding sequence TTGTTCGCCGTGCAGCCGCTCGATGTCGATGACGACGGAGCGCTCGCCTGGCAGGAGAACGCGCTGTGCGCGCAGACCGACCCCGAGGCGTTCTTCCCGGAGAAGGGCGGCTCCACTCGTGAGGCCAAGAAGGTCTGCATCGGGTGTGAGGTCAAGGCCGAGTGCCTGGAGTACGCCCTCGCCAACGACGAACGCTTCGGGATTTGGGGCGGCTTGTCCGAGCGCGAGCGCCGCAAGCTCAAGAAGCGGGCGGTCTAG
- the cofD gene encoding 2-phospho-L-lactate transferase has product MRITALAGGVGGARFLRGLRSHLDRLDDGPHEITIVANTGDDITLFGLRVSPDVDTLLYTLGGDIHEGQGWGRANESFTLQGELAAYGVEPQWFGLGDKDLGTHVARSMWLAQGSTPSEVTARLATRWGLPDQHVRLLPMTDAFVETHVVLDDGDEQRAVHFQEWWIRLRAAVPAQRFVVAGLDRAAAAPGVLEAIRTADLVILPPSNPVVSIGIILLVPGVRDALRGTAAPVVGVSPIVGGGPVRGHADACLATLGVEVSPSGVAGLYRDFLDGWLIDSGDAESFGGPAGLTTEAVPLLMKDLPTAEAMAAAAVDLGLRLRNRP; this is encoded by the coding sequence ATGCGGATCACTGCCTTGGCCGGAGGTGTCGGCGGCGCCCGATTCCTGCGCGGACTGCGTAGCCATCTCGACCGACTGGACGACGGGCCGCACGAGATCACGATCGTTGCGAACACCGGCGACGACATCACGCTCTTCGGACTGCGGGTGAGCCCGGACGTCGACACCCTGCTCTACACCCTCGGCGGCGACATCCACGAGGGGCAGGGCTGGGGACGTGCGAACGAAAGCTTCACGTTGCAGGGTGAACTGGCCGCATACGGTGTCGAGCCGCAATGGTTCGGACTCGGCGACAAGGACCTCGGCACCCACGTCGCCCGCAGCATGTGGCTCGCCCAGGGATCCACCCCGTCCGAGGTGACTGCTCGTCTGGCCACGCGGTGGGGTCTTCCCGACCAGCACGTGCGCCTGCTGCCGATGACGGACGCGTTCGTCGAGACACACGTCGTGCTCGATGACGGCGATGAGCAACGGGCCGTGCACTTCCAGGAGTGGTGGATCCGACTGCGGGCCGCGGTGCCCGCGCAGCGCTTCGTCGTGGCGGGCCTCGATCGTGCCGCGGCAGCTCCGGGGGTCCTGGAGGCCATCCGGACCGCTGATCTGGTCATTCTTCCTCCGAGCAACCCTGTCGTGTCCATCGGCATCATCCTGCTGGTGCCCGGCGTCCGAGATGCGTTGCGCGGCACAGCTGCTCCCGTCGTCGGCGTCTCCCCGATCGTCGGTGGCGGACCGGTGCGGGGTCACGCGGACGCCTGCCTGGCGACGCTCGGGGTCGAGGTCTCCCCCAGTGGTGTGGCCGGGCTGTACCGCGACTTCCTCGACGGCTGGCTGATCGACAGCGGCGACGCCGAGTCGTTCGGTGGACCGGCAGGCCTGACGACCGAGGCTGTCCCGCTGTTGATGAAAGACCTCCCCACCGCCGAGGCGATGGCGGCAGCGGCGGTCGACCTCGGACTGCGTCTGCGGAACCGCCCGTGA